A part of Arthrobacter dokdonellae genomic DNA contains:
- the dcd gene encoding dCTP deaminase — MLISDRDIRALIDADRIVLDPYEPSMVQPSSVDVRIDRYFRLFDNHRYAHIDPAEEQPELTRLVEVDPDEAFILHPGEFALASTYETVTLPDDVAARLEGKSSLGRLGLLTHSTAGFIDPGFSGHITLELSNVATLPIKLWPGMKIGQLCFFQLSSPAEHPYGSGQYGNRYQGQRGPTASRSHMNFHRTSV; from the coding sequence GTGCTGATCTCAGACCGCGACATCCGAGCCCTCATCGACGCCGACCGGATTGTCCTGGACCCCTACGAACCGTCCATGGTGCAGCCTTCCAGCGTGGACGTGCGCATAGACAGGTACTTCCGCCTCTTCGACAACCACCGGTACGCGCACATCGACCCGGCGGAGGAACAGCCCGAGCTGACCCGCCTGGTCGAGGTCGACCCCGATGAGGCCTTCATCCTGCACCCCGGAGAGTTTGCGCTGGCTTCCACCTATGAGACGGTCACGCTGCCGGACGACGTCGCCGCCCGCCTGGAAGGGAAGTCGTCCCTGGGACGACTGGGCCTGCTGACCCACTCCACGGCAGGGTTCATCGACCCCGGCTTTTCCGGCCACATCACCCTGGAGCTCTCCAACGTGGCGACGCTGCCCATCAAGCTGTGGCCCGGGATGAAGATCGGGCAGCTGTGCTTCTTCCAGCTATCCTCGCCGGCCGAGCACCCGTACGGCAGCGGCCAGTATGGCAACCGCTACCAGGGCCAGCGGGGCCCCACGGCATCGCGGTCCCACATGAA